A window from Pseudomonadota bacterium encodes these proteins:
- a CDS encoding AAA family ATPase yields KTWAEEMKEIDSSIYCPLNCVDDSGNVELQLAREFVEDTGCHIFLTGKAGTGKTTFLKNLKANTAKRMIVTAPTGVAAINAGGVTLHSFFQLPFGPFIPGSDGFIKNKERVFRFSREKKQIIKSLDLLVIDEISMVRADVLDAVDKVLQYHRRSNLAFGGVQLLLIGDLYQLPPVAKSGEWEMLRQYYESAYFFSSLAFKHLDLVTIELEKVYRQADDRFIHLLNKVRDNRMDESSIETLNQRVKENFTPEEGQGYITLTTHNRNADTINQEKLEAIPEDAYDLEAEISGDFPEHIYPTFSRLSLKKGVQVMFLRNDTSVEKRYYNGKIGKIKSISHQEIRVICPGETEPITVEPVEWENIKYSVNQENQEIEAETIGRFKQFPLKPAWAITIHKSQGLTFDRAVIDARAAFAQGQIYVALSRCKTFAGLVLSSPIPTRGIKMDEAIFQFINHSGKNAVSADRLLAEKMIYQQQLLSNCFDFQPLNNRLGYFFSLLSRNADLVQVSGVPDLEQIPKLAQNDIILISEKFKHQLNQHFPQNSLPAGDDYIQKRVKKASSWFQDKLGLIFADMVNNLILETDNKSLAKKIKNAFDNLSREIAVKLAGIRSCENGFSPSRYLRAVSKAESEFMPGKAKKSQAHSYSESDILHPQLFQHLKEWRLRLSKKKGVAAFQILHQRVLIQIVVRLPRNIDELKKINGVGPKTISDYGDDILGLVLAYRQKHGIKNVVLPEIKQESAQKINSTKKQAGLDTKKSSFDLFKQGFGIADIAEKRGLVENTIQGHLSHYIETGDLDIDQLLSPE; encoded by the coding sequence AAAACCTGGGCCGAAGAAATGAAGGAAATAGATAGTTCTATATACTGTCCCCTTAATTGTGTGGATGATTCCGGCAACGTTGAACTGCAGTTGGCCCGGGAATTTGTAGAAGATACCGGCTGCCATATTTTTTTGACCGGAAAAGCCGGTACCGGTAAAACCACATTTTTAAAAAACCTTAAAGCAAATACAGCCAAAAGGATGATTGTCACCGCACCAACAGGGGTTGCCGCAATCAATGCCGGTGGCGTCACGCTGCATTCTTTTTTTCAACTGCCGTTCGGGCCCTTTATCCCGGGCAGTGATGGATTTATTAAAAACAAAGAACGCGTTTTCAGGTTTAGCAGGGAGAAAAAACAAATTATAAAAAGCCTTGATCTGCTGGTGATTGATGAAATCAGCATGGTCCGGGCTGATGTCCTTGACGCGGTAGATAAGGTGCTCCAATACCATCGACGCAGCAACCTGGCATTTGGGGGCGTTCAACTGCTCTTGATTGGAGATTTGTACCAATTGCCTCCGGTTGCCAAATCCGGGGAATGGGAGATGTTAAGGCAGTATTATGAAAGCGCCTATTTTTTCAGCAGTCTTGCTTTTAAACATCTGGACCTGGTTACTATCGAACTGGAAAAAGTTTACCGGCAGGCAGATGACCGATTTATCCATCTGCTGAATAAAGTAAGGGATAATCGAATGGATGAATCATCCATTGAAACGTTAAATCAAAGGGTTAAAGAAAATTTTACTCCAGAAGAGGGTCAGGGCTACATCACCTTAACCACTCATAATAGAAACGCCGATACCATTAATCAGGAAAAGCTTGAGGCAATACCAGAAGATGCGTATGACCTGGAGGCCGAAATTTCAGGGGATTTTCCCGAACATATTTATCCCACATTCTCCCGGCTCTCTTTGAAAAAAGGCGTCCAGGTAATGTTCCTTCGCAATGATACATCTGTTGAGAAACGTTATTACAATGGAAAAATAGGCAAGATTAAATCCATATCCCACCAGGAAATCCGTGTCATTTGCCCGGGTGAAACTGAACCGATCACGGTTGAGCCGGTAGAATGGGAAAATATTAAGTACTCGGTGAACCAGGAAAACCAGGAAATTGAAGCAGAAACCATCGGCCGGTTTAAACAGTTTCCGCTGAAACCGGCATGGGCGATTACCATCCATAAAAGTCAGGGCTTAACCTTTGATCGGGCTGTCATTGATGCCCGGGCGGCTTTTGCCCAGGGCCAGATCTATGTTGCTTTAAGCCGCTGTAAGACATTTGCAGGGCTTGTTTTGTCTTCACCCATCCCGACGCGGGGAATTAAGATGGATGAAGCCATTTTTCAATTTATCAACCATTCAGGAAAAAATGCCGTTTCGGCAGACCGGCTTCTGGCAGAAAAAATGATTTATCAGCAGCAGTTGCTGAGCAATTGTTTTGATTTCCAGCCGTTGAATAATCGGCTGGGTTATTTTTTTAGTCTGCTGAGCCGTAATGCAGACTTGGTTCAGGTGTCCGGGGTCCCCGATCTCGAACAAATTCCGAAATTGGCTCAAAACGATATTATTTTGATCAGTGAAAAATTTAAGCACCAGTTAAATCAACATTTCCCTCAAAACAGTCTGCCGGCAGGTGATGATTATATTCAGAAACGGGTGAAAAAGGCATCCAGCTGGTTCCAGGACAAATTGGGTTTGATTTTTGCTGACATGGTGAATAACCTGATCCTGGAAACAGACAACAAGTCCCTTGCTAAAAAAATAAAAAATGCCTTTGACAACCTCTCGCGGGAGATTGCGGTGAAACTGGCCGGGATCAGATCCTGTGAAAACGGTTTTTCACCGTCCCGATATTTACGCGCCGTTTCAAAGGCTGAAAGCGAATTTATGCCGGGAAAGGCAAAAAAAAGCCAGGCTCATTCCTACAGTGAATCAGATATTTTACATCCCCAATTGTTTCAGCATCTTAAAGAGTGGCGCTTGCGTCTGTCAAAAAAGAAAGGTGTTGCCGCATTTCAAATCCTCCATCAACGGGTATTGATTCAGATTGTGGTCCGGCTTCCCCGAAATATCGATGAATTGAAAAAGATTAATGGGGTGGGCCCGAAAACTATTTCAGACTATGGTGACGATATCCTGGGGCTGGTTTTGGCTTATCGCCAAAAGCATGGCATAAAAAATGTGGTGCTGCCTGAAATAAAGCAGGAATCGGCCCAAAAGATAAATTCAACGAAGAAACAGGCCGGGCTTGACACCAAAAAGTCCAGCTTTGACCTGTTCAAGCAAGGGTTTGGCATTGCTGATATTGCGGAAAAGAGAGGGCTGGTGGAAAATACGATCCAGGGTCATTTATCCCACTATATTGAAACCGGTGATTTGGATATTGACCAGCTGCTCTCGCCGGAAAA
- a CDS encoding transposase, giving the protein MARIARVVAPGFPHHVTQRGNRRQKTFFCDDDYQAYLDLMAEWCQKCQVDIWAWCLMPNHVHLIAVPQNEEGLARAIGEAHRRYTCRINSREGWRGHLWQERFTSFPMDEKYLLAAARYVEMNPVRAGMVHAPEDFPWSSAQAHLEGQDDQLVKVAPLLEMVGDWRVFLDSDEEIDKERLRQHERTGRPLGRESFVEGLELDLKRILRPRKPGPKK; this is encoded by the coding sequence ATGGCTAGAATAGCTCGAGTTGTTGCTCCAGGTTTTCCTCATCACGTCACTCAACGTGGCAACCGCCGCCAGAAGACGTTTTTCTGTGACGATGATTATCAGGCTTATCTTGACCTGATGGCCGAATGGTGCCAAAAATGTCAGGTTGATATCTGGGCCTGGTGTCTGATGCCCAATCACGTCCATCTGATTGCCGTACCGCAAAATGAAGAAGGACTTGCTCGTGCCATCGGCGAAGCCCATCGTCGCTATACATGTCGTATCAATTCCCGGGAAGGGTGGCGGGGGCACTTGTGGCAGGAGCGTTTTACTTCCTTTCCGATGGATGAAAAATATCTACTGGCCGCCGCCCGGTATGTGGAAATGAATCCTGTCCGTGCGGGAATGGTTCATGCTCCTGAGGATTTTCCTTGGAGCAGTGCTCAAGCTCATCTGGAGGGCCAGGACGACCAGTTGGTGAAGGTTGCGCCGCTGTTGGAGATGGTTGGTGATTGGCGTGTATTTCTGGACAGTGATGAGGAGATTGATAAAGAACGTTTGCGGCAACACGAACGTACTGGACGCCCGTTAGGCCGGGAATCTTTTGTGGAAGGTTTGGAATTGGATTTGAAGCGTATACTTCGTCCACGAAAACCTGGGCCGAAGAAA